The sequence ATACCGACCACCAGAGGTGCGGGAGGAAAGCCTCGGCGTTGGAGAAAGAACCCGATGACACCTGCCGCCAGCATGATCCATATGTCCAGCGGGCTGAACCGCACACAGTACGCACCAAGCAGGCAGATCGCGCTTACGAAAGGCAACAGGACATACTTGGGCGATGTGGCGATCCGCGCAAATACCCCGACAAGGGGTAAGTTCAGGACCAGCAACATAGCGTTGGCGAGGTACATCGCAGCGATGAACGCCCAAAAGATTCCCGGCGCCTTGTGAAAAAGCATCGGGCCCGGATCGACATCGTGCATCCTGAGGCCTGCCATCAGAACCGCGGCAGTTGGCGAGAACGGAATCCCAAGCCCAAAAAGAGGTGCCATCGCCCCTATGACTGCCGCATTGTTAGCGCTTTCAGGGCCGACCACACCTTCCACCATACCTGTCCCAAATTCCGTCCGTCGTGGAGAAATCTGCCTTTCCACAGAATATGACAGGAAACTTGCAACAGTGGGTGCAGGCCCTGGTATAAGACCGCTTGCGAAGCCGATCGCTGCACCACGCAGACTCGGGCCGACTGACCTCCGCGCTTCCTCCCGGCTCGGGTACAACTCGCGAAACCTAACCTGTGCTCTCGTACCGGCGTCTGGCACACCAAGGGTACGAAGCACCTCGGCCAGACCGAATATGCCCACCGTAACTGGAATGAAGTCTATACCCTGCATCAGTCTTGGACTGCCGAAAGTAAAGCGCAAAGAACCAGTCAAAGGATCAATTCCCACCGTGCTTAGAAGCAGACCCAAGAACAGCATGGTCAGCCCTTTGGTTTGGCTTTCTCCAATCAAGCCCGACAGGACTACAAAGCAGAAAAGGGAGAGAGCCAGGAACTCTGATGGGCCGAAACTCAGAGCCACACTTGCAAGAGTTGGCGCAAAAGCCTGCAGACACACTACGGCAATCGTGCCAGCGACCCACGAGCCGAGCGCGACAAGGGCAAGCGCCGCTCCGGCACGCCCCTTTCTGGCCATCTGGTAACCGTCGAGACACGTCGCGACAGACGCTGCTTCGCCGGGCACGTTCACAAGAATTGCGGTCGTTGATCCGCCATACATCGCGCCATACCAAACGCCCGCCAGCATAATGAGGCCAGCCTCGGGACCATACCGCACGCTAAACGGAAGCATCAGCGACATTGCAGCTGTGGGACCCAACCCGGGCAGAACCCCGACAAGGGTCCCAAGCACCACGCCCAAAAAGCACGCCCCCAGGTTTACCGGGCTTGCCGCGGAAGCCAAACCCTCAAGGAACATATGAATGTTAATGCCATCCACGGTCTCGTGACCCCCCGTAGCTCCGACTACCCCAAAGGACCTCGTGGTAGGTCAATGTAAAACAATAAGTCGAACAAAACGTATAATAGCCCGGCTGAAGCCAACGCTACGGCAAACGAACGTACCCAACCCTTCGCCCCGAAGACTTTTGCCTCCGCCAGTACCACGAAAAACGTGGCCAGTACGTACCCAGTCACCGGTAACAACGGGTACCATGAAACAAGCGGGGCAATCGCACCAATAATCTCCCTGGTCGTCCTCCGTAACTCTCCCTCAGACGCCGCAACCGTACGCCCATCCTTGCAAGCACCTACAACACCTATCAAGGCAGTAACCAACATTAGAAGTCCCACGGTCGCCGGAAACGCCCCCGGGCCTGGGGACGCAGGTGACCCCACGCCGAGACCGAATGACGAAACCAGCACGCCAGCTCCCAACATCGCGAACGAGCCGAGAATAACCACATCCGCCTTCCCCCGGAGCCTTGTCCTTCCCTGCACCGCTCTCACCTCCGCCCACGCAGGCGGTTCCAGAAGCCACTGACGCTAGCCAATGCAGGAGACAATACCCGCCCGAGAAGCCACGGCTCGCCGACCGTGGCCTCTCGGGCTTGCTTCACCCAAGCCGTACCCCAGCCGTACAATCCAAGCACCGCTTCGAAGACAGACCTAGACCAATGAAGTTGGCGAACATCGGAGAATCGGCACCCTCACTTGATCAGTCCTTCCTGAATCAGGCGATCAAGGTGGGGCTTAAGAGAACTGGCGTGTTCCTCGATCAGCCTGACTGCATCAGCCCCTGCCACTGCCATTGTCGATATCCCCTGTCCCGCCCCGAAAGTCTGGTACTGAGGGGACCCTGCGGCCCTCAAAAATGCTGCCTGCAGCGCCTCGGTAGCTTCCTCCGGCATTCCTTTAGGCCCAACCAAGTAGCCCAAGAGGGCCCCCTCCATCCCGATTGAGTATCCCTCCTCCATTGCAGTCGGCACGTCCTTGAGCGCCTCCAACCGCTGCGGCCCAAGGACACCCAGCGGCCGGATCTTGCCGGCTTCCCACATAGGCTTAGCCCCCACAAAGCCAATGAGACCCGCCTCTACGTGACCTCCGGCCAACTGTTGGGGAATCATCCCCTCGCCCCCTACCTGGGGTACCACATCAAAGCGAACTCCAGCGACGCTTTCGAGCATTTTGCAAACCAACCACCAGTAGCCTGGCGGCGAACTGGTGGCCATCGTTAGCTTCCCTGGCCGCGCTCTAGCGTCTTCTATGAGCTCCCGCAACGATCTCCATGGCGCCTCCGTTCGGCACCAGACGATAGGCGGCGCAGCCCAGAAGGCTCCAATTACGTCTAGATCATTGTGATCGAAGTCAAGTCGACCGATTGCCTTCCCATAGTGCGCGATGACCGTTTCCCCGATGGTGTACCCGTCTGGCTGCGCCCCCTTAACATCCCGAAGCCCTATCGTTCCTCCCGCGCCCGGCTTGTTGAGAACGACGACTGGCTGCTGCAATTCCTTCGCCATCACCTCCGCGACAGGACGAGTGACCGTGTCCTGGAAACTTCCAGCTTCAACGGGCACGATGAGTGTAATCGGTTTAGTTGGATATCGCGCTGCTGTCCCCTTTCTTGGACCGCAGGACGTCAGCATCAACGCTAGGCCAAGGCACGCAAGTACCAGAATCCGTGTAAACGGAACCCGACGCCCCATTCGTCCCCCGCTCCTTTCGGTCCTGTTTTGAATCAATAGGACTCACTTCACCCGATTCTCGGCAAGCACCCTTATGCGCCGAACCCGCCCACCCCCTCCCTTTTGCAAGGCTAACTTAAGACATGAGGTAGGGCACACCTATGGTGATGGCATGCTCAGGACATTCTACCTCACACGCGAGGCAGGACCAGCATGTGCGGTGCTTTCCGAACGGCTCACCGCAGGATAGGCACCGCTCCGCCTCCGCCACCGCCTGCTCACGCCTCAGTGTCCCCTCAATCTCCCCGAAGCTGCGCCTGGCTTGCACTGGCAGCCGGGGTATCTCAACGCGTGGGCGCACAACGGTAGCGGAAGTATCTACCTCGGCTTCCTCCTGCGCAGCCGCTGCACAGTCCCGGCCATAACGCATCGGCTCTCCCCGCAGGAAGCGGTGGACGGATTCGGCCGCGGCCCGCCCCTGTGCCATGGCTTCCACAACCGAAGAGGGTCCGGTGACACAATCACCAGCCGCAAACACATTGTGTACGCTGGTCTGCAGGGTTACCGCGTCGACCACCACCAGACCACCGTGCGTCTCAACACCGCTTCCCGCCAGGAAGGATAGGTCCGCTTCCTGTCCGATAGCCACGATGACCGTGTCTGCCAACAGCACCCGCCGATCGTGTTCCTCAAAGCGCGGCGCGAAGCGGCCCTCCCCGTCGAAGACCGTCAGGCAGCGCTTGCACTCTACTCCGGATACCCGCCCCTCGGTGGAAAGGATGCGGGCAGGACCCCACCCGTTCTGGATCACAATCCCCTCTTCAAGGGTATCACGGACCGCTCCGGGGAACGCAGGCATTTCCTCCCGGGACTCGAGGCAGACCACCTGCACCTCCTCGGCTCCGAGGCGGTACGCAGTCTGCGCACAATCTACGGCAGTGTTCCCGCCGCCGATTACGACCACTCTCCGGCCTACCCTCGGTGTCCCCAGA comes from Bacillota bacterium and encodes:
- a CDS encoding tripartite tricarboxylate transporter permease, translated to MDGINIHMFLEGLASAASPVNLGACFLGVVLGTLVGVLPGLGPTAAMSLMLPFSVRYGPEAGLIMLAGVWYGAMYGGSTTAILVNVPGEAASVATCLDGYQMARKGRAGAALALVALGSWVAGTIAVVCLQAFAPTLASVALSFGPSEFLALSLFCFVVLSGLIGESQTKGLTMLFLGLLLSTVGIDPLTGSLRFTFGSPRLMQGIDFIPVTVGIFGLAEVLRTLGVPDAGTRAQVRFRELYPSREEARRSVGPSLRGAAIGFASGLIPGPAPTVASFLSYSVERQISPRRTEFGTGMVEGVVGPESANNAAVIGAMAPLFGLGIPFSPTAAVLMAGLRMHDVDPGPMLFHKAPGIFWAFIAAMYLANAMLLVLNLPLVGVFARIATSPKYVLLPFVSAICLLGAYCVRFSPLDIWIMLAAGVIGFFLQRRGFPPAPLVVGMVLGPLAEGNFRLTVQLFRDQWWGPFLRPITLSLVLAAVVFQLVVVRRLRRHLVEG
- a CDS encoding tripartite tricarboxylate transporter TctB family protein, whose product is MLGAGVLVSSFGLGVGSPASPGPGAFPATVGLLMLVTALIGVVGACKDGRTVAASEGELRRTTREIIGAIAPLVSWYPLLPVTGYVLATFFVVLAEAKVFGAKGWVRSFAVALASAGLLYVLFDLLFYIDLPRGPLG
- a CDS encoding tripartite tricarboxylate transporter substrate binding protein; amino-acid sequence: MGRRVPFTRILVLACLGLALMLTSCGPRKGTAARYPTKPITLIVPVEAGSFQDTVTRPVAEVMAKELQQPVVVLNKPGAGGTIGLRDVKGAQPDGYTIGETVIAHYGKAIGRLDFDHNDLDVIGAFWAAPPIVWCRTEAPWRSLRELIEDARARPGKLTMATSSPPGYWWLVCKMLESVAGVRFDVVPQVGGEGMIPQQLAGGHVEAGLIGFVGAKPMWEAGKIRPLGVLGPQRLEALKDVPTAMEEGYSIGMEGALLGYLVGPKGMPEEATEALQAAFLRAAGSPQYQTFGAGQGISTMAVAGADAVRLIEEHASSLKPHLDRLIQEGLIK
- a CDS encoding FAD-dependent oxidoreductase, whose protein sequence is MALQWLSDNISVDKSKCVFCMECVDKCILDNLRFKASPCREACPLHLNCQGYVQMILRRQEQRALEIICGNVPFPRILGRVCAAPCETACFRRTVDGEAVAIRALKRYVADTADAGGADRSDPDSQKLLDVWKPASELPDRVAVLGGGPAGIMASCHLRRQGYRVTVFDAAPRLGGMLTNCIPEFRLPAEVAAEELSVLERLGIDLRLGVFVDASGFSDLRKEYGALLVATGATRGKHLGIPGEDLLGVYQGVEFLSSVRSGGARQAVLGTPRVGRRVVVIGGGNTAVDCAQTAYRLGAEEVQVVCLESREEMPAFPGAVRDTLEEGIVIQNGWGPARILSTEGRVSGVECKRCLTVFDGEGRFAPRFEEHDRRVLLADTVIVAIGQEADLSFLAGSGVETHGGLVVVDAVTLQTSVHNVFAAGDCVTGPSSVVEAMAQGRAAAESVHRFLRGEPMRYGRDCAAAAQEEAEVDTSATVVRPRVEIPRLPVQARRSFGEIEGTLRREQAVAEAERCLSCGEPFGKHRTCWSCLACEVECPEHAITIGVPYLMS